GTATGTGAAGACTACGATCATGAGCTGGATGCTCTTCTAGAGAAGTATGAAGAAGCAGCTAAGAACGAGTCCCATTATCTGCTGTACACACAGTTGTTAAATGGATCATACCAACTTGGTTGTGGTCTAAGTCCAGCCAGAACATATACTCCAGCTGTAATTATGTGGAAATCGCCATGGCAGAAAATATCTTTCAGTGCCTATGAATGGGAACAATTAATTACCCAACTCAATGAGCAAAGTTTTTTCCACGAAAACGTGACCGTCTCTGATGATCCTGTTGAAATTCAGTGTGGTGAATATTGCATAATTCGACAAATAACCTACAACAGCATGAAATTCCTCGAAATAATCAAGCACGGCATTAACTTTTGTCTCTCAGAAGTGCAAGTGAACACCCTTGTGGAAGCAAATAGTGAACTTTTAACACCGTATATGTCCATGCTAGAGACTATTGAATTTCcacattattattataatacgctTAATATTGTTCGAAATAGTTTTAGTAGTCATAATTATACGTTTTCAGACGCAATTCAAAAATTGTATACATTTACACAGGAAGGAAATACTTTACAACATATAGCGTTAGGGCAActtatatttttctgtaaaaataGGATCGCTAATGATCTTGAAAGAATTTAATAAAGCTTGTAAAATATATCTCTGTTGTTTTATTTCATGAAAATAAATTACAAGAGGAGTATTGGCTGGTGGGGTTTATTTATATCACAGCGATGTTTTCTTATTTGAACTAGTATCATTCGAGATGCATATCAATAAAGTTGTTCTGCTCATCGCAACCAGCATAAGTTTTTGCTTAGGTGGAAATTTTACTGAGACAAATGCAGTGTCATGGCTAGAACAATATGGTTACATCACCACAAGTGAAACTGCCAGTACTGATATTACTGAAACACTAGAACAGTTTCAAGAAAGATATAATTTACCGGTAGATgggaaattaaataaagaaacgATGGAGTTAATGCAGAAACCACGATGTACACAAGGAGACAATGCTTACGCTGTAAAATCAGCATGgaaaaaatttgatataaaatggtattttccaCAAGCAACCCCTCAAGCTTTGACAGTCACTAAAAGAGTATTTGAAATATGGGAAGAAGCATCAAAATTTAAGTTTACTTATCTGAGAATCCCAGATCCAAATCCGGATATAACTATAACAGTAGTTCCAAAACAGCACTATTTTCGATACAATTGTCAGGGTAACGACGAATGTCCTTTTAAATTTACAAGTGGTATATTAGCACATTCTTATTTTCCACCTACATCTGGGTGCATAGAAATTCATATGAATAGCAATCTAACATGGGATTTCAGTTTAAATTCTACAGCAGAAGGTCGAACAAATTTCTTTGCAGTCCTTCTCCATGAAGTTGGTCACGCTTTAGGTCTAGCACACAGTAGCGATAAGAAGGCTGTAATGTATCCCTTTTATGAAACCTTTCCTTCCCACATAACTGATGATGATAAAAGAGGCTTAGAAAAGTTATATGGACATAAAAGTAAATCTGCATCTATTCCAACTCAACCTAGGAGTAGTTCACCAACTACAACAGAAAGATCTAGGACAACCACAGCAGCTAGGACTAATAAATCAAAGCAAAATATAATAACGAATGTATGTGAATTGGAATATCCAGATTTAATATTTTTAGCGTATGCTCCATCATTTCCAACATACCGAATGTATATAGTAAGTAAGGATCTGGTATGGAAATATGACTTAAATAATGAAAAGATACCCACCAATGCTGAACAATTTATAAGATACTTTCCAAGGGGAATTACGAACGTGACACATGTTTTTCAAAGTTCCAATGGAGATATGATTGGTGTAAGCAGAAATCGTATATATGCAGCAGCATTTCCTAGCTTAAGAATTCATACAGATAACATGGTACCTGAAATCAATAACGCAAGAAGTATTAACGGTTTATTCCAAACAAATTCAggaaaaaaatttgtttgttttgatGGTTCATTTATTGAATTTAATGATAAAGACATTATCTCAAGAGGACGCATAAGTGACGTTTTTCCAGGAATACCAAATGATATTACATCAGCATTTAATTACATCGATGGACATATATATTTCTTAAAGCACAACATCTATTACAAGTTTAATGAATTTACAAGAAGTGTCATTGAAAAAGGTACTTTTAATTGGAATATGTTGGGGATCCCTTGTCCTGATAATGGATTAATAAAACAACTGAAATCCTTATTATCTAAAGTaaatttattttatgaataaTTAATGTCTGGGGGTCCATCATCAATGGGATCTGGGGATCTGGGGATCTGAGGATTTTGTATGGGGAAAAGGTAAATAAAGCATATTTTACAAGAAAGTCTTTTATTCGTTATTAGTAATCGATAATCGTAATCGCAAATCGTATTCGTTTAATCGAAGTAACGTTTTGTGATTATGATCAATACAACTAAAAGGTAAGTAATTACTTTACAAGAAAGTTTATTTACATTTTACAGGTATAAACGTACAAAATATGTTTACCGAAAATGATACAAATATACAGATCGTCTTTACCAAAAGGTTTAAATTTTATTAGCATCTTAAATGTCTGAGaatcttacttttttattacgaTTCCTGTGTAAGTCCTCCTCACAATCATATCTATCCTTTAGTTCAAAGAGTACCTCACAAAAACCATTTTGACACCaggatgatttttttctaaatatcaaATGTAAGTCTGAAGCTAAACAACTAACATGAAAATTATCAGATTTAGCTTTTAGACATTTTTGTTTTTcagagaaaattattttaaatacccTGTAACATGGTCGACAGAGTAGCAAATTATATTTTGGTATTTGATAATACCTAAACCATAAGCAATAGTAGTCATTAAGTGCAAAAGTTTCAAAATCCTGACACTCTATAATTGCCTGACGAAGTTCAGGTGAAATATTCAATTCTAGATCATGATTCTCAAAGTCACAAACTTTAAAATGTTCATAAGGAACGGGATTAGTTTTAATTTGCATCCatttaattttactaaatttttgaACTATTTCCTCCGTTAATACCCATGGTAAAGGCG
This genomic window from Diabrotica virgifera virgifera chromosome 1, PGI_DIABVI_V3a contains:
- the LOC126890029 gene encoding matrix metalloproteinase-18-like, which produces MHINKVVLLIATSISFCLGGNFTETNAVSWLEQYGYITTSETASTDITETLEQFQERYNLPVDGKLNKETMELMQKPRCTQGDNAYAVKSAWKKFDIKWYFPQATPQALTVTKRVFEIWEEASKFKFTYLRIPDPNPDITITVVPKQHYFRYNCQGNDECPFKFTSGILAHSYFPPTSGCIEIHMNSNLTWDFSLNSTAEGRTNFFAVLLHEVGHALGLAHSSDKKAVMYPFYETFPSHITDDDKRGLEKLYGHKSKSASIPTQPRSSSPTTTERSRTTTAARTNKSKQNIITNVCELEYPDLIFLAYAPSFPTYRMYIVSKDLVWKYDLNNEKIPTNAEQFIRYFPRGITNVTHVFQSSNGDMIGVSRNRIYAAAFPSLRIHTDNMVPEINNARSINGLFQTNSGKKFVCFDGSFIEFNDKDIISRGRISDVFPGIPNDITSAFNYIDGHIYFLKHNIYYKFNEFTRSVIEKGTFNWNMLGIPCPDNGLIKQLKSLLSKVNLFYE